Below is a genomic region from Syntrophobacterales bacterium.
CTCGAAGAGTGGCTGCGTGATGAGTTTTTCGAGCAGCACGCCAAACTCTTTCATGACCGCCCTTTTATTTGGCACATCTGGGACGGCCTAACCGACGGCTTCCACGCCTTAATCAACTACCACAAGCTCGACCACGCCGCTCTGCAAAAGCTGGCCTACAGTTACCTGGGTAACTGGATTCAGCGGCAGTCCGATGATGCCAGAGCCGACAAACCCGGCGCCGCCGAACGTCTCGGCGCCGCCCGCGCCCTTCAGACGAAACTCGCTGCCGTCCTCGAAGGGGAGGCGCCGCTCGATATCTTCGTCCGCTGGAAGCCCCTCAAAGACCAGGCCCAAGGATGGCATCCCGACCTCAATGACGGCATCCGCCAAAACATCCGCCCTTTCCTGTTGGCAGGTGATGTCGGCAAGCGGGGAGCGGGACTGTTCCGTGCCATTCCCCTTGCGCTCAAAGACAAAGACCGGGGTACCGAGCCCACCCGCCCAACATCCGACTATCCCTGGTTCTGGTGCGAAGCTGAACCCGGAACAGATCCCATCGGTGGCAAGGAATTCGTCGGCAACCGCTGGAACAATGTTCATCTCACACTGGCCCGGAAGAAAGAGGCTAGATGAAAAAAACGGGACGATATGATACTACCTCACTTATTGAAGACCAATATGAACCTGGGGCGCGTGGTTACGTTCTGAAGAATTTGTTGGGGATCAAAACGAAGCGCATGATGGACGATGTGGAATCGGAGGAGCTTAAACGGGCTACGAGATGGGCAATGCGGAACTTTGACCGGGATCATGTTTTCACGGCAGACGATATTTGCACGTTGCATCGGATCTGGCTGGAGAGCATCTACGTCTGGGCAGGACAATATCGTCAAATAATCATGAGCAAAGGCGATTTCACTTTCGCGTTCCCGGCGCAGATCCTAAGACTTATGGCGGAGTTGGAAAATAAGCTCTTGACTCGCCACACTCCCTGTCGCGCAGGCTCACTTGCGGCCTTGGCGGAGGTATTGGCAGTTGTTCATGTGGAATTGCTGCTGATCCACCCTTTTCGGGAGGGCAATGGCAGGATTGCACGGCTACTGGCCGTGGTGATGGCCCTTCAGGCCGGAATGCCGTATCTTGACTTCAGCAAGATCAAAGGAAAGAAAAAAAATGAATACTTCGCCGCAGTACGGGCAGGTATTGACCGAAATTATGATCCAATGAGCGAGATTTTTAAGGGTTTGCTTTCTTTTGCTTTGAAGGCCGCCGAACAGAGGAAGGATTCTTGACAACGAACGTCCCTGTAGCCGCAGAGGAATCTTCCATGCCTTTGCAGCGGACACCCTCGATAGCCGAAGAGGAAACCACAAATCTGATAAGAGCGGCTTCACATTTGACTGGGTCTTTCAAGTAGGGGTTGGTTTCGATCAAGGATTTCTTTTTCATGGCATTAGTATACAAAATAGGGAGAACTCTGTCAACGGATATGGACCAAAATTCTGATAACATTGGCCGCCTTGCTTGTGCTCTCTCTTGGCGGCCTGTTGGGGGAATGCCATGTTGGATGCCGTTCTCAAGTCAGCAGATAACCCAAACGGGTATAAGGAGTCTGCCATGATACGTTTCATCCACGCTGCTGATGCCCACCTCGACAGCCCGCTTCAGGGTCTCGAGGCCCACGAAGGAGCGCCTGTTGATGTCCTCCGAGGGGCAACACGCCGGGCTTTCGAAAATCTGGTCCAACTGGCCATCGATGAGAATGTCGACTTCCTGGTCATCGCTGGGGATCTCTACGATGGGGATTGGAAGGATTACAGCACCGGCCTATTTTTCCGGGGACAGATGGCGCGATTGCGCGATAAGGACATCCCCGTTTACCTGATCGCAGGAAACCACGATGCGGCCTCGTTGATTTCCAGAAAACTGAGCCTCCCGGATAATGTGCACACGTTCTCCACCCGGACGGTGGAATCGAAGGAAGTATCAGGACATCCCGTGGTCATCCACGGACACGGTTTCCCGAACCGGGCCGTGCCCGAAAATCTTGCTGACGGTTATCCCGCCGCTGTGCCCAACAAGTTCAACCTTGGGTTACTGCACACGAGTCTGACTGGCCGCACCGGTCATGACACCTATGCCCCGTGCTCGGAAAAGGACCTGTGCCAGAAAGGCTATGGTTACTGGGCACTCGGACATATCCACCAACCTGAGGTGATCTGCCAGGATCCCTGGATCGTGTTCACGGGGAGCTGTCAGGGGCGGGATGCCCGGGAGACTGGGCCACACGGATGCCGATTAGTCACGGTAAATGATTCACTGGTCGTGGAGAAGGCGGAGTGGCGTGACCTTGATGTCGTTCGGTGGCAGGTCCTTGAGATCGATCTTGCAGGGGTAACAGAAGAGACGGAAGCGCTTAGTCGTGCGTCAAGAGCGATGGCCAACGCTGTGAGTGAAGCGGAGGGGCGATTGGTCGCCGCCAGGGTTGTGTTCACAGGAGCCACGCCTCTACACGGTTCGCTTCATAGGGATGCGGACCGCTGGCGCGCCGAATTACTGGGCCGAGCCCAAGATCAGGGAGGGGATGCCATCTGGCTCGAACGAATCAAGGTGTCAACATCCCCTGTGTATGATCTGGCAAAACTTGCGGAACGGGATGCTCTCACCAAAATCGTTTTGGAGACATTGGAACAAGCGAGGGTCGAACCTGGGCTATTTCCCTCCGAGATCAAGGAGATGCTCGATATTTTACCGACTGAAATCCGAACCGACGTTGAATCTGACTGGTGCGAGAGCCAGCGGGCAGACGCGATGGAGGATGTGCGGGCCATTATTTTGGCTGCCTTGGGAACGAAGGGAGGTCAGGCCTCATGAGGTTTGAACGACTGCATATCCCCGCTTTCGGCCCGTTTACGAATCTGGATCTCACCTTTCCCGCGGACAGGGGTGATCTGCACGTCATTTATGGAGCCAACGAAGCAGGAAAAAGTTCTTTGCTCCGCGCTTTTCGAGATCTGCTCTTCGGCATACACGGCCAGTCGCCGGATAATTTCGTCCACGATTACAAGAAATTACGAATAAGGGGTGAGATCGTCAACCAGTCGGGGGAACGGCTTACCTTCCAACGCCGCAAGGGAAACAAGAACACCTTGCTGGACACCAATGGCAATGAATTGCCGGACAATGCTTTGATCCCGTTTCTGGGCAGCGTCGATCAGGAATACTTCTCCACGATGTTCGGCCTGGGTACGAGGGAACTCCGCGAAGGGGCGGAACAACTTCTCCAAGGCAAGGGGGATATCGGCAATGCTCTGTTCTCGGCCAGTATGGGAGGGACCCCCATTCAACTGGTTCTCGCGACGCTGATCGAGGAAGCAGAAAGGCTCTTCAAAGGCCGTTCAACAGCCAATGTATCGATTCGCCCAGCAGTGAATGATTACAAAGACCTCCTGCGCAAAAGCCGTGAAGCCATTGTAAACCCTGAGGCCTGGGAGAATATCGAAACAGCTTTAGCGAATGCCGGGGAGGCCAAAATCAAGCTCGAAGACGAGATTTCGGCATTTACAAAGGAACTGGAATGGATTGCCCGTTGTGAAGATGCGCTGCCTACCGTGGGGCGTTTAAGTGAGGAGATGCGGAAACTGGAAAATCTGCCTCCGATGCCTGAAGTTTCCAGTGATTTTATCGAGCGGGCGCGTGCCGCTCGTGAATCGGCAAGCGAAACCCAGGCGGAAGTTGACCGCCTAACGGCTCAGATCACCAAGCTCCAAGAGCTATTGGCAGGTTGCCAGACCTCACCGGCCCTCCTTGCCGATGCAGATGCACTAGACCGTTTACACCAGGATCTGGGCGTTTATCGGGATCGCAAAAAAAACCTGACCGATTTGGAAACCGAAGTGGCTGGACTGGAAACGACCCTGCAGACGGGCATGCAGAATCTGGGACTCACCGGAAGCATCCCGGAACTCGAGAAACTGCGGCTGAACACTGCCGATCGGCTCGCCTGTGAGGAAACCGCCGCGGCCCTTCAAAATGCCCAGAAGGAGCACGAGGAAAATATAAAGAAGACCGGCGATCTCAAGACGCAGATTGATACCCTGGAAACGCAGTTGCAGACCCTGCCGGAAACCGACATGACCAAACTCCGAGACACCTTGTCCGTAGCGGCGGCAGCGACCGAAGCCAATCGCACACTTGCCTTGAGCGAATCCGAGGTGAAACGTCTTACCCTGGAGGCAAAAGAACGCCATCGGGAATTGATAGTAGCGCCAAAGGACCTGGACGCCACGGGAACTCTCGCGGTGCCGACCAAAGCAACCATCCGCAGTACCGGCGAGGAGATGGATGGGATATCCCGAGATATCAAGTCGGAGGAAGCGAAAGTTATTGACGGGACAAAGCAACTCGACTCCCTGAAAGCCGAACTTGGCCGGCTCGAACGCCGTGGAGAATTACCCACCGAGCAATCCATGCATAAAGCCAGAGAGCATCGGGATCACGGCTGGAGTCTCGTGCTGGCGGATTGGAAAGGTGACGGCTGCAAGGAAGAATTCATACCGGGAACGCCTCTGGAGGAAGCCTTTCCAC
It encodes:
- a CDS encoding DNA repair exonuclease, with translation MIRFIHAADAHLDSPLQGLEAHEGAPVDVLRGATRRAFENLVQLAIDENVDFLVIAGDLYDGDWKDYSTGLFFRGQMARLRDKDIPVYLIAGNHDAASLISRKLSLPDNVHTFSTRTVESKEVSGHPVVIHGHGFPNRAVPENLADGYPAAVPNKFNLGLLHTSLTGRTGHDTYAPCSEKDLCQKGYGYWALGHIHQPEVICQDPWIVFTGSCQGRDARETGPHGCRLVTVNDSLVVEKAEWRDLDVVRWQVLEIDLAGVTEETEALSRASRAMANAVSEAEGRLVAARVVFTGATPLHGSLHRDADRWRAELLGRAQDQGGDAIWLERIKVSTSPVYDLAKLAERDALTKIVLETLEQARVEPGLFPSEIKEMLDILPTEIRTDVESDWCESQRADAMEDVRAIILAALGTKGGQAS
- a CDS encoding Fic family protein, which encodes MKKTGRYDTTSLIEDQYEPGARGYVLKNLLGIKTKRMMDDVESEELKRATRWAMRNFDRDHVFTADDICTLHRIWLESIYVWAGQYRQIIMSKGDFTFAFPAQILRLMAELENKLLTRHTPCRAGSLAALAEVLAVVHVELLLIHPFREGNGRIARLLAVVMALQAGMPYLDFSKIKGKKKNEYFAAVRAGIDRNYDPMSEIFKGLLSFALKAAEQRKDS